The DNA region GGCGCCTTGTTCTCTTATGTGGCTGAAGCGCTGGGCCGACGGAAAGTGGGCTTTATCTTTACGCGGGAAGCGCTGGGCGACGATAGCCTTACCGGGCGCATGCGACAGTTGTTTGGCGGGCCCATCATCGTCAATGAGAAATACGATCCGGACAGCGCTACCAAAGCCGTGGCCAATGGCCATGCTGATGCGGTTGCATTTGGCAAGGCCTACATTGCCAACCCCGACCTGGTGGCCCGCCTGCAAAGCGGTGCCGCATTGAACGACTGGGACCCCTCCACCTTCTATACGGACGGCCCGCAGGGTTACGTGGATTATCCGGCACTGCTTGCGCCAACTGCCACCGAAGTATGCAGTTGAATGCCCGGCGTGCTAACTTTAGCTCTACGATGCGGTCGAACGGCGTAACAGGAGAGCAAGGTGAAGGCGCTACTTATCGGTATGGGCACTGCGGTGCTGTTGTCAGCCTGCACGATGGGCATACAGCCCGGCGGCGATTTTCCCACGGTTTCCTACACCGTTCCGCGTAGCTACCAAACGGTTTACCTGCGCGTTCAGAACCAGGCGGACGAGTGTCTGCGTGGCAAAAAACAATACGACGTCCATGCCACGGTAGATCCGGCCATGCAGACCGGTACAGTGGCGGTGCGCGCACCCATAGGTGGTGTTGAAGTCGCCCGCAGCGACATCGAAGCCATCGACTCGAAGCACACGCGTGTCACCCATACTGTGTGGGGTCCCAGCCCTTGGGACGAGCGCGCCTTGGCGGCCATGCGGCATTCGGTCTTGATGGATATGTCCGTTTGCGTGGTCTACAAGTAAGACGCCCCGCGCCGCAGTGCCGCTCTAAGCCAGACGTTTCTTGACCAGCGCCGAGACCTCCGACATGTCGGCGCGACCCGCCAGGCTGATCTTGACCAGCGCCATGATTTTGCCCATGGCGGGTCCGCCGGTCACGCCATCGGCAGATACTTGCGCCACGGCGGCATCGATGGCGGCTTCTACCTCTTGTGCTGTGGCGGCTTGCGGCAAAAACTCTTGAAGGACAGTGATTTCGGCCTTTTCTTTTTCGGCTGTTTCAGTTCGGCCGGCCTGTTCAAAGGCGGCGATGGATTCGCGGCGCTGCTTGACTTGCTTTTCGATAATGGCGGTGATGGCGGCGTCGTCCAGTTCGCGGCGCTCGTCGACTTCCTTTTGCTTGATCGCGGCCTGAAGGAAGCGCAGCGTACCCAGGCGCGCAGCGTCCTTCGCGCGCATGGCTGTTTTGACGGCTTCGCTTAGTTGTTCTCGCAGCGTATTGTTCATGTCGATGTCCTGGCCAAAGTCACACATTTTAATAGACTTCTGTCAGCGCGCTGAACGCTTCCGCCCGGTGGCGTACAATTTTCATACTGACTGAATGGACTGGGCTGCGCCCAGGAGTGTTTTATGGTTATGGCCAAACAGCCGCCTGTTCCGGACCCCCTGATCTTCGTGCCTCGTCAAGGCAAGCCCCAACTGCTTTTCGTTCTGCTGCACGGCGAATCCGCCGATCCGCAGCAAGTAGCGCCATTGGCCGACGCCATCAAGCTTGCCTTTCCTATGGCCATTGTCGTGTTGCCTTATGGCTTCCACCAGCCGTCGTGGCAAGACGAACAACCTGGCGGTTACCACTGGATAGACCCGGGCAATCCAGAGGATGAGAATTACCGTGCTCGCGTAGCGGCTTCGGTGAACCCGCTGATCGAGCTGATCCGGACCCTACAGGAAAAGTTCGGCTTGTCAGGCCAGCAAACTGCACTGGCCGGGTTTTCCCAAGGGGCCTCAATGGCGCTGGAGGCCAGCCACGCTGATCATGGCTTGGCAGGCCGCGTATTGGCTTTCTCGGGGCTGTACGCCACCATGCCCGCCGTGGTGCCGCCTGCTACTTTGCTGCATTTCTTTCATGGTGCCAACGATCAGCAAGTGTCGGTACAGGAAGTGGAATCGACCTTATCGCAACTGGCGAGCCTTCAGGGTGATGCCACCCTGGACGTCGCCTCGCGCATAGGCCATGAACTGCATGAGGCATTGATTCGTCAAGCCATTGTGCGGCTGCAGACTTGTGTACCGCTACGCAGTTGGGAGGACGCCATGTCTACGCTACAGGAAGATCAGCTGCGTGAGAAGCAAGCTGGGCAGGGTGGGCCGACCCTGCATTGATGCATTGACGGTGCGCCCATTCACGCGTCCATCGCGATACCGGCCGATAGGCAAAAGGGCCAATCGTGGCGTTCGATGGCCTTGCCCAGCGTGTCAAAGCTTACTTCGCTAAATATCGAATGCCCGTCAGCACGCAGGGCGACGATCGTCGAGCAGCGGGTACCGTAGTCGGGGCTGACTATGAATGGACTACTAAGCAGACGCTCGCGCTCCAGTGTCAGGCCGGTACTGGGCAGGGCCGCATCGTCCGCCACGGTGCCGTCCTTCAGGATGTGGAACACATCCGTCAAGCTTTCCGACAGATGCTCGATGGGGTAGGCATCGAGCGCTTGCTTGAGCCGCTCGGCTTTGGGCCAGGGCGTATCGAGCAGGTGGTTCGACAAAATATAAGTGCCTGGCTCCAGGCTGACAACTGCTGAGTCAGGGCTGCGGTTGCCCAGGTAAACGGCTTCCGACAAATCGCCCACAATAAGATTGAAGCCGTTGTAGTCGCCGGCGGTTGCGCTCAAGGACCTGGCATACTCGCTGGGCGGCGTGTCGCCTTCAAGAAAGCGGCGGACAAGATCTCCTCGCGTCGGGGCATCCGCAAGCACCTTGCCGGGGTCACGGTAGTTGGTGATCAGGGCATAACGGCCCGCCGTGGTCACGCCCAGCCACGTGCCTCCGCCTTGCACATCGATGCCGGCGATGATGTCGGGTCGGTTGGGCCAGGGCGCCGCAGGCTGGCAGGGACGCTGATGGAACTCATCACGATTGGCCGCGATGAATACCGGCCAGTCCTTATGCGCCCCGATAGCAAGATAGGCAATGCACATGGTGTAGTCCGCGCGACTAAAGCATCGCCAGATGGCTTTCGCTTTCGACCCATTGCCGTAGGCGAACGGCATCGCCTATGCGCGAGCTGCCGCTGGAGTTAAGCAAGACGATGGCGACATCGCGGTCGTCGATGCGGGTCAGCATGACCAGGCATTTACCGGCTTCATTGATGAAGCCAGTCTTGGATATCTGGATGTCCCAGCCCGGGTTGCGCACGAGTCGATTGGTATTGCTGAACACCAGTTGGCGGCCGCGGCCTATGGTTACTTCTTCTTTGTCGTCGGTGGAATAGCGATGGATCACCGGATGCTTGTTGACCGCTGCAAGCAATTTGACAAGGTCGCGCGGTGAGGACACATTGTCGCTGGACAGTCCGGTGGGCTCGACAAAATTGGTATGGCGCATGCCCAGTGCACGGGCCTTGTCGTTCATGGCGCGTACAAAGGCAGGCAAGCCGCCAGGGTAATGGCGGCCCAGGGCGTTGGCGGCGCGGTTCTCGGAAGACATCAAGGCCAGGTGTAACATGTGGGCGCGGCTAAGCTCGGTACCGACCGCCAGCCGCGAGCGCGAATGGCGTAGCCGGTCGACATCGGCATCGGAGATCTGCAGCATCTCGTCCATCGATTGTCCCGCTTCGGCAACCACCAATGCAGTCATGAGTTTGGAGATCGATGCGATGGGTCGAACCTCATCGCTATTCTTGTCGTAAAGTACGTTGGCGCTGTCCAGATCCAGCACCAGGGCGGCTTCTGAATGGAGTGCGGCTTTCGGGCCGGCTTGCTCGAGGCGAGTCGGGGCAGCCTGGCGTTGCACTACGATGTCATCGGCCCCAGACAAAGATGCCTTGCGCAGACCGACACGTAGCTGTGATTGCTGTCGATTAACCGGCCTCAGGTTCTGGCGCTCGACTACACGCGTTGTATGCGCGGCTTCGGCCACTGGCGTGTGGCTGCGTGCCTGGGTCTGCGTGTAGAACACAGTGCCCGACGTAAGCAACAGGCAGGCCGGAGCAAGGGCCGAAAGGGAAAAACGACGCAGAGCTTGATTCCAGGAAGGCATGGCCGAGTCTTGAGCTGAACTAGATTCGGTGTATGGTATCAGAAGAAACGCCTTGATATTAGGCAGTTACAACATTTTCTTATACATTGGTTTAAGTCGCTGCGGGTATACCCCTAGGCCCGAAGCCTCCGCGGGCCCGGTAGATCAAGAAACCGATGATGCTGATGTTCAGAAGGTTCCAGGCAATGCCGTTCAGGAAGGCCGCATGATAGGAGCCAGACAGGTCAAAAATGGCGCCCGACATCCATCCTCCCAGTGCCATGCCGAACAGCGTGGCCATCAAGACAGTGCCCACGCGCGTTCCAGCCTCTTGCGGCGAAAAATACTCACGCACGATCAGGGCATAGGCCGGCACGATGCCACCCTGGAACAGGCCGAACATGCCTGATATCAAGTAGAGCGACACCAAGCCATTGCTGGACAGGAACATCAGCAGGGCCAGGCCTTGCAAGATGGAACCCAACATCAAGGTGCGCAGGCCGCCAATGTGATCGGATATCCAGCCCGACAGAAGCCGGCTGACGATGCCCAGGCCCAGCATCAGCGACAACATCTCGGCACCGCGCGCCGCCCCGAAACCCAGGTCGCCGCAATAGGCAACTATGTGGACCTGCGGCATGGCCATCGCAACGCAACAGGCTACGCCGGCTACGCACAGCAGCAACTGCAAGGTGGCCGGCGAAAAGCCCAGGGGCCTGGCGGGATTCGAACGGGCCGCTTCCAGCGCAAAGCGGGCCGTAGGCCGTGCGTGGGTAACGGTAGCTGTCACGGACACGGACGGCGGACGGCGTCGGTACACCAAAGCCAGCGGCAGCATGGACACCAGGCAAAAGACGCCCAGTCCGATATAGGTGGTTCGCCAGCCTTCGGTGTCGATGAAGTGCTGCATGATGGGCGGCCACACGGCTCCGGCCAGATAGTTGCCGCTCATGCATATCGCCAGCGCAATGCCGCGATGTCGGGTAAACCATTGCGAGGTGTCCGCCACCAGCGGCGCAAAGGTGGCCGCCGTGCCAAACAAGCCGATCAGCAGGCCTTGCGCAAGATTGAATTGCCACAGGTCGCCGCTGACCCCGGCCCAGATAAAGCCCGAGCTGATGCCCAGCGTGCCGAGCACGATGGGTGTGACGATACCAAAGCGGTCCGATAGCCGACCCATCAGGATGCCGCCCAGCCCAAAACCTATCATCGTCAAGGTGTAGGGTAGGGAGGCATCAGAGCGGCTGACGTCGAACTCTGCCTGGATTTGCGGCAGCACGACGGTAATGGCGTACATGCCCGAACCGCCTATCGTCATCAACATTAAAGAGACGACCAGCCTAAGCCATGCATAGGGCGATTCGGAGTTTTCTGCGACGGGTGTATCGGTTTTCATGAGCGCTATTGAACACCATATCGGCAAGCTTGTGCAGGTGGTTTAGACTACGGCATGAGCACGCCCGACGATGTCCAGCGTTTGATACGCCAATTCGATTTGATCCCCCATCCTGAAGGCGGTCATTACGTCGAAACATACCGCAGCGCCGAGAATATTATCCGCCATCCGCGGGGGCTTGAGCGCAGCGCTTCCACGGCAATTTACTACTTGCTTAACGCCGGCGCCTACTCCGCATGGCACCGTATAGCTTCTGACGAGATGTGGCACTTCTATTGCGGCCATCCCTTGCTGGTGCATGTTATTGCGGCGGACGGCGAGCTTACAACCCACCGCCTAGGCAACCCTTTACTGTCTGATGATGCCCAGTTTCAGGTGCTGGTGCCGGCCCACGCCTGGTTTTCCGCCGAACTTGTCGATCCGCAGCATTACGCTTTTGTGGGCTGTACGGTGGCGCCGGGATTCGAGTTTGCCGAGTTCGAACTGGGTGTCGAAGACGCCATGCACGCGCAGTATCCGCAGCACGGCGATCTCATCCGCCGACTGGTCTCGCGGCACCGCTGAGGGGTTTTCATCCCAGCGGCACGCAGCTTGCTGAGGCAGGGCGTCGCAAGCCACACAGGACGTTCACGATGCAGGAAGAGATCCTCGCCGAAGGAAGCTATTTCGCCGATCAGCGCGCAGCCCGCGAAGCCGTGAATTTAGCGATGCCTATGATAGAGCACGGCATGCGCAGCGGCCAGGTCGGTGAAAGCGGCTTCCTATATATCGTCGTGATGGATCCTGCGCTGGGTCCGCAACAGTGTGACTTCCAGCACGCCATACTTTACGAACAAGCCGTGGGCGATCGTTCGGCCTGGGATGCCGACTATGCCGCCTTCGCGCGCGACAAGGCCCGGGTCTGCTGGCTGACGGGGCGCGACGGTCATCACGTGCGCCACGTTTCTCCGCATCTGCTGGGCCGTGCCGACCCTGGGATATGGGGCGGTGTTTGCCTAGATGGCATCGTCGTTGGCGTCGCCGGCGCGAACCCCTGGTATGACGAAGCCTTTGCAGGCAGCATCGCCTGCTGCCTGAAGGCGCTGGCCAAGGAAAGGGCGCTTGCGACACCAGAAACCCCTGTTCTTGCTGCCGATCGCGCCATCCCCTAAAGCCATACTCGCGCGAGGTCGCCATGCACCTGAAGGGGTTCTTTAACTTAGCAAAGAAATCGATCATTGCCTGGAAGGATGATGATGCGTCCAGCCTCGGCGCGTCCATCGCTTTCTATACGGCTTTTTCCATCGCGCCTCTGCTGATCATTGTGATCGCCATAGCCGGCTTTGTTTGGGGAGAAGACGCGGTTCGCGGCGAGATCATCCGCCAACTGGGCGGGTTGGTCGGCCAGGAAGGCGCCTCCGGCGTGCAAAGCTTGTTGCGCAGCGCCGACAAGCCAGCGCAGGGCCTGACGGCCACCATCATCAGCGTGGGCATCCTGATAGTCGGCGCCACCACGGTGTTCGCGGAACTGCAGAATGCCCTGGACAAGATATGGAAGGCGCCCGCCCGCGAGACAATTTCGGGGATCTGGAGCTTGCTCCGTGCCCGACTG from Pollutimonas thiosulfatoxidans includes:
- a CDS encoding BPTD_2524 family lipoprotein encodes the protein MKALLIGMGTAVLLSACTMGIQPGGDFPTVSYTVPRSYQTVYLRVQNQADECLRGKKQYDVHATVDPAMQTGTVAVRAPIGGVEVARSDIEAIDSKHTRVTHTVWGPSPWDERALAAMRHSVLMDMSVCVVYK
- a CDS encoding GatB/YqeY domain-containing protein — its product is MNNTLREQLSEAVKTAMRAKDAARLGTLRFLQAAIKQKEVDERRELDDAAITAIIEKQVKQRRESIAAFEQAGRTETAEKEKAEITVLQEFLPQAATAQEVEAAIDAAVAQVSADGVTGGPAMGKIMALVKISLAGRADMSEVSALVKKRLA
- the ypfH gene encoding esterase; protein product: MVMAKQPPVPDPLIFVPRQGKPQLLFVLLHGESADPQQVAPLADAIKLAFPMAIVVLPYGFHQPSWQDEQPGGYHWIDPGNPEDENYRARVAASVNPLIELIRTLQEKFGLSGQQTALAGFSQGASMALEASHADHGLAGRVLAFSGLYATMPAVVPPATLLHFFHGANDQQVSVQEVESTLSQLASLQGDATLDVASRIGHELHEALIRQAIVRLQTCVPLRSWEDAMSTLQEDQLREKQAGQGGPTLH
- a CDS encoding NRDE family protein, producing the protein MCIAYLAIGAHKDWPVFIAANRDEFHQRPCQPAAPWPNRPDIIAGIDVQGGGTWLGVTTAGRYALITNYRDPGKVLADAPTRGDLVRRFLEGDTPPSEYARSLSATAGDYNGFNLIVGDLSEAVYLGNRSPDSAVVSLEPGTYILSNHLLDTPWPKAERLKQALDAYPIEHLSESLTDVFHILKDGTVADDAALPSTGLTLERERLLSSPFIVSPDYGTRCSTIVALRADGHSIFSEVSFDTLGKAIERHDWPFCLSAGIAMDA
- the pbpG gene encoding D-alanyl-D-alanine endopeptidase, whose amino-acid sequence is MPSWNQALRRFSLSALAPACLLLTSGTVFYTQTQARSHTPVAEAAHTTRVVERQNLRPVNRQQSQLRVGLRKASLSGADDIVVQRQAAPTRLEQAGPKAALHSEAALVLDLDSANVLYDKNSDEVRPIASISKLMTALVVAEAGQSMDEMLQISDADVDRLRHSRSRLAVGTELSRAHMLHLALMSSENRAANALGRHYPGGLPAFVRAMNDKARALGMRHTNFVEPTGLSSDNVSSPRDLVKLLAAVNKHPVIHRYSTDDKEEVTIGRGRQLVFSNTNRLVRNPGWDIQISKTGFINEAGKCLVMLTRIDDRDVAIVLLNSSGSSRIGDAVRLRQWVESESHLAML
- a CDS encoding MFS transporter codes for the protein MKTDTPVAENSESPYAWLRLVVSLMLMTIGGSGMYAITVVLPQIQAEFDVSRSDASLPYTLTMIGFGLGGILMGRLSDRFGIVTPIVLGTLGISSGFIWAGVSGDLWQFNLAQGLLIGLFGTAATFAPLVADTSQWFTRHRGIALAICMSGNYLAGAVWPPIMQHFIDTEGWRTTYIGLGVFCLVSMLPLALVYRRRPPSVSVTATVTHARPTARFALEAARSNPARPLGFSPATLQLLLCVAGVACCVAMAMPQVHIVAYCGDLGFGAARGAEMLSLMLGLGIVSRLLSGWISDHIGGLRTLMLGSILQGLALLMFLSSNGLVSLYLISGMFGLFQGGIVPAYALIVREYFSPQEAGTRVGTVLMATLFGMALGGWMSGAIFDLSGSYHAAFLNGIAWNLLNISIIGFLIYRARGGFGPRGIPAAT
- a CDS encoding cupin domain-containing protein yields the protein MSTPDDVQRLIRQFDLIPHPEGGHYVETYRSAENIIRHPRGLERSASTAIYYLLNAGAYSAWHRIASDEMWHFYCGHPLLVHVIAADGELTTHRLGNPLLSDDAQFQVLVPAHAWFSAELVDPQHYAFVGCTVAPGFEFAEFELGVEDAMHAQYPQHGDLIRRLVSRHR